The proteins below are encoded in one region of Desulfuromonadales bacterium:
- a CDS encoding NADH-quinone oxidoreductase subunit K has product MELLMAIVIGGLYAAGIFMLLRPSPVKLAIGLGLLANAVNLLIFVAAGLTPGRAPLVETGAVRPAVPFADPVPQALILTAIVISFGVLAFILVLLRRAAETLGVDNLDDMRSTD; this is encoded by the coding sequence ATGGAATTGTTGATGGCGATCGTCATCGGCGGCCTCTATGCCGCCGGCATTTTCATGCTGCTGCGACCGAGTCCGGTTAAGCTGGCCATCGGCCTGGGGTTGCTGGCCAATGCCGTGAACCTGCTGATCTTCGTCGCCGCCGGGCTGACCCCGGGGCGCGCTCCACTCGTCGAGACAGGGGCTGTCCGTCCGGCGGTCCCTTTCGCCGACCCCGTGCCCCAGGCACTCATCCTGACTGCCATCGTCATCTCTTTCGGTGTCCTGGCCTTCATCCTCGTGCTCCTGCGGCGCGCCGCCGAGACCCTTGGCGTGGATAATCTCGACGATATGAGGTCAACCGATTGA